The DNA segment AGCAGAACATGGCGCTCCGCAACGTGGGCGGGGGCAAGCTGAAAGCGGTTCACTCCGAGCTTTCCGCGCTCGGCCTGGCCCGCGCCGATGCGGAATCGACCATGGATGTGACGGTTTGTCCCGGAGCGGATACCTGCAATCTGGCCAAGACGCACTCGTACGGCTTGGCCTCCCAGCTTACGGCGCAGCTCAAGGACAATCCGACGGTGAACGGGTATCGGATCAAGATCAGCGGGTGCGAGAACGCCTGCGGTCAACATCAGGTGGCCGACTTGGGATTCTATGGGTGCATTCGCAGGGCGGGGGGCCGGATCGTTCCCCACTACGTCATCCAATTGGGGGGCGGAACCTCCGAGGATGGCGCCGTCTTTGGCCGCGAAATCGTGAAGGTTCCGGCCCGGCGAATCGCGGAAGCGGTTCGCCGACTGGCCGAGATGTATCAGAAGGAGAAAGCGAACGGAGAAAAATTCTCGGGCTTCTTGCGGAGGGTCGACAAGGAGCACGTGAAAGAGTCGATCCGGGATCTGATCGCGCTTCCCACCTTTGAGGAAAATCCCGATGCGTATCGCGATGTGGGCGAGGAAAAGGACTACGAATTCCTCGAAAAAGAGGGCGAGTGCGCCGCGTAGTGAAGCGCACGCTCACCGCGCATCATGACCGAAGGGGAGAACCCGCCGCAGTCTGACCCTCCGGCGTCCGGCGACGACGCCTTTCCACTCAACACGGTCATCGTAGGATCCACCGGCCCGGGCGCACCGGGATCGGGACGGCGTCGCGCTTCGCCCTCACACGTCTGGGAGCGCCTGACCCATCTCCTCACGGAGCGCGGCCTCGTTCGCGCCCTTTCGTTTCTGCTGCGACGGTTGCACAAACCGCTGGTTCTGCTGGGCGCCTTGATTCTGTACCGCGTGGTCTCGTCCTCCTCCCTGCTTCAGGGTCTGGATGACACGGGCCGAAAAACATTGGCCGTCTTCGGAGTGGCGGTGCTCCTGTGGATGACGGGCGTTCTCCCCATGATGGTCACGAGTCTCCTCGTGCTTCTCCTTCTCCCTTCACTCGACATCCTGACGCCGAGGGAGACCTTCGCCCTTTTCACGAATGACGCCTCGATTTTCATCCTCGGGGTTTTCATCCTGAGCGGGGCATTGATTGAAACCGGGATCACCCGCCGGATTGCGCTCCTCCTCATGCGGCGATTCGGACAATCCCCGCTCTCTCTTCTCTTCGTCGTATTCATCACCAATTCCGCGCTGTCGTTCTTCATTTCGGAGCATGCGGTGGCGGCGATGATGTTTCCCATCCTTCTGGAGCTGGCCCACGCCATCCAGATGGTCTCCCCCTCCGCTTCGTACACGCGCGCCCTCGTTCTCTGCGCGGCATGGGGGACCACCACCGGAGGGATTCTCACCCTCCTGGGCGGCGGCCGCGCCCCGTTGGCGCTTGGAATCCTTCGCGAAACCACCGGCCAGTCGATTGGATTCTTCGAATGGATCAAGTTCTCTCTGCCCGTGACCGTGGCCATGATCGCGGCGGCCTTCCTGACGCTGCGCATTTTCCTGAAATCGGATCTCCAGAGCATGGCCGGGGCGCGTCAATATCTGGAGCACCGGGCCAAGGAGTTGGGGCACGTTCGGCTGCGTGAAGTGATCTGCCTGGGAATTCTGGTCTTGTGCATCGCCCTGTGGGCAATCCTGGGTGAGAAGCACGGGATGGCCTCCATCGCCCTCCTGGGCGCCGTGCTCGTTTTTGTTTTCGGCGTGTCGCACTGGCGGGATGTCGAGGCCAACGTGAACTGGGGGATCTTTGTGATGTACGGCGGCGCGATCTGCCTCGCCCAAGCCCTGAACAAGACCGGCGTGGCGGGATGGGTCTCTCAGAACGTGGTGGTCGGATTTGGGCAGTCTCCCGCAGCCGTGCTCGTCCTCGTCATTCTGATGGCACTGGTGCTCACGGAGTTCATGAGCAATGCCGCGGTGGTGGCCGTATTGCTTCCAGTGGCGCTTCCTCTGGCCGCTCCCCTTGGCCTCGATCCGAAGATTCTGACTCTTGCCACCGCGTTGCCCGCTGGGCTCAACTTCATCTTTCCTATCGCAACACCCGCGAACGCCATCGCTTTCTCCTCAGGCTTCCTCCGCATCAGGGACGTCTTCCTTCCAGGCCTGCTCCTCGACCTCACGGCGTTCAGTGTACTGGTCGTGACGGCCCTCTACATCTGGCCCCACCTCTCCTAGACCGGCTACATCACCATGGCGGCCGACACCGGGGGCCGTGCGTCAATCGGACAACGATTCTGAAGCTCGGCCGCCCGCGTTTTCGCATTCTCAAGCGGTGAGTAAGACTCCTTATCCTCCAGTACATTTTGACGAACGTCGATGTGGGAAAGTCTATGGGTGTGAGAATCGGCGTCACCGTCAACCACGCAGTCAATGCCCTCAACCGGCATGCGGCTGCGGCTCAGCACAGCATCGAGAAGCTCTCATCGGGCCGCCGGGTCGTCCGCGCGGCGGATGACGTCGCCAATCTAGGAAAGATCAACCGGTTCACCGTGGACGCGGCGGCGCGGGGCGTGGCCGTCCAAAATGCCAACTCGCTCATCAATGTGCTCCAGATCGCGGACCAAACGCTGGCGGACACCGTGGAAAAAATGAACAAGATGAGGACGCTCCTGCTCCAAGCGGCGAACGGGACGGTCTCATCCGAGGCAAAGGTCTCGCTTCAGAACGAGCTGGCAAGTTTGCTTTCGGAAATCAACCGCGGCGCGAGAGGGGCCAGATACGGAAGCAACTATCTGATGGCGCCGGAGATCCGGGATTTTGACAGCCGGACGCCGGTCATGACGTTCGTGGATTCAGTCCAGGCGTCCGTCTCCTCCGGATCGGCCTACAAAGCGTTGAAGGCGAGACTTCCACAGATGATCACGGGTTCGATCAACAGGGTCTACGGCACGCTGGGCATTCTCCCTCCCTCAAACACACCGATGACGGTGACGCTTCAGGATGATCCTAACGGCGGCGATGGAGAGCAAGGGATACTGGCGACGGGCGGCGGGGGCATGGCGCCCGCGATGACGCTGGTTATCGATGTGGACGACTTCCTGAACCTCAATGGAGGAACGGCCACGGTGAGCGACGATTCCTCCACCGGCGCGACCTTCACTCCGGAAATGATTGTTGTCCACGAAATGGTGCACGCGGTTACGGCCACCATCGGGGCCGGTCCGGGCGTCGGCGGCGATTCGGATTGGGGGAATCACATACTCGCCAACTGGGTATCCGGGGAAGGCGGGATGCGCACGAAGGGCGACCCTGCGGGAACTTCGGCTGAGATGGCGGACGGCATCTACGACTGGGCCGGCTCCTCGTCGGACTACACGCAGAACGCACTCATCGGGCAGTTTCTCGCCAAGGATCTGGGAGCCGAGCGGTTCGAAAGGATCATCCGGTACGTTCAGGCCGTGGGCGCGGGGGCCACGCTCTGGCGGGACGCCGTTCTCAGCTCAGTCTCCGACACATACGCCGGGTCCGCTGCTCTCCAGACCGCCGTCCAAGCCTACGCCACGGACTACATCAACAACCAACTCTACAACCGGCTGGAGCAGGTGGGCATGGGCTGGACGTCCGATTTCGACGGCGGCACGCCGGGGACGGTCATCCAGTCTGTCTACAGCCCCACCGCCGATCGGATCGTGGAGTTCAACATACCCTACGCCACCGCGGGAGCGATCAACTACCTCGCCCTCGTGGATGGATCCACTTCAGATCTCGCGCAGCTCTCACTGGCGACGGTGGACGAAGCGCTGGAATCGGTGGCGTTCGAACGCGGACAACTCGGAGCCCAGATGGGGATGCTTCAGGAAGCCGCCCGCGCGTTGGAGAACGAACAGACAACGCTGACCTCGGCCCTGTCGAGTCTCGCCGACGTGGATACGGCGGACGAGATCACGGAGTTCACCCGGAGGTCCCTGCTCACACAGTCCTCCACCGCGTTCCTGGCCCAGGCACAGAACCTGGACCGGGAAATCGTTCTGGGGTTGTTGACCTAGTTCTGCCCGAGGACGACGACGCAGGAAACCGCGCCGGGGCCGCCCACGTTGTGTGCGAGGGCATAGGGACGGCCGTTGTTCACTTGATTCTTGGCTGCGCGCCCCTGGAGTTGGCGGGTGGCCTCCACGATCATTCGGACGCCGCTCGCGCCGATGGGATGTCCGAACGATTTCAGACCGCCGCTGGCGTTCACCGGGATGTCGCCGTCGAGCGCCGTCCGCCCCTCTTCAATCAATCGCCAACCCTCCCCCTTTTTCGCGAATCCGAGATCCTCGTAGTTCGAGATCTCGGTCCAAGTGAAGCAATCATGCACTTCGGCGCAACGGATCTCCTTCGCCGGCTCCTTGATCCCCGCCTGCTCGTAGGCCTGCTGGGCGGCGAGTTGGGTGGCTTTGAATCCGAGATAGTCGAATTGGGAATCGTTGTAGGGGCGACCGCTGGTTACGGCGAGGCCGACGCCTTTGAGAAGCACGTAG comes from the Nitrospirota bacterium genome and includes:
- a CDS encoding SLC13/DASS family transporter — protein: MTEGENPPQSDPPASGDDAFPLNTVIVGSTGPGAPGSGRRRASPSHVWERLTHLLTERGLVRALSFLLRRLHKPLVLLGALILYRVVSSSSLLQGLDDTGRKTLAVFGVAVLLWMTGVLPMMVTSLLVLLLLPSLDILTPRETFALFTNDASIFILGVFILSGALIETGITRRIALLLMRRFGQSPLSLLFVVFITNSALSFFISEHAVAAMMFPILLELAHAIQMVSPSASYTRALVLCAAWGTTTGGILTLLGGGRAPLALGILRETTGQSIGFFEWIKFSLPVTVAMIAAAFLTLRIFLKSDLQSMAGARQYLEHRAKELGHVRLREVICLGILVLCIALWAILGEKHGMASIALLGAVLVFVFGVSHWRDVEANVNWGIFVMYGGAICLAQALNKTGVAGWVSQNVVVGFGQSPAAVLVLVILMALVLTEFMSNAAVVAVLLPVALPLAAPLGLDPKILTLATALPAGLNFIFPIATPANAIAFSSGFLRIRDVFLPGLLLDLTAFSVLVVTALYIWPHLS
- a CDS encoding flagellin, whose protein sequence is MGVRIGVTVNHAVNALNRHAAAAQHSIEKLSSGRRVVRAADDVANLGKINRFTVDAAARGVAVQNANSLINVLQIADQTLADTVEKMNKMRTLLLQAANGTVSSEAKVSLQNELASLLSEINRGARGARYGSNYLMAPEIRDFDSRTPVMTFVDSVQASVSSGSAYKALKARLPQMITGSINRVYGTLGILPPSNTPMTVTLQDDPNGGDGEQGILATGGGGMAPAMTLVIDVDDFLNLNGGTATVSDDSSTGATFTPEMIVVHEMVHAVTATIGAGPGVGGDSDWGNHILANWVSGEGGMRTKGDPAGTSAEMADGIYDWAGSSSDYTQNALIGQFLAKDLGAERFERIIRYVQAVGAGATLWRDAVLSSVSDTYAGSAALQTAVQAYATDYINNQLYNRLEQVGMGWTSDFDGGTPGTVIQSVYSPTADRIVEFNIPYATAGAINYLALVDGSTSDLAQLSLATVDEALESVAFERGQLGAQMGMLQEAARALENEQTTLTSALSSLADVDTADEITEFTRRSLLTQSSTAFLAQAQNLDREIVLGLLT